In Papaver somniferum cultivar HN1 chromosome 1, ASM357369v1, whole genome shotgun sequence, a genomic segment contains:
- the LOC113306860 gene encoding uncharacterized protein LOC113306860 — MQSLSEEAVLNIPASKAWSMYRDDKLISKINPDMLSGAEYIKGDGGPGSLRVFKLGPAVHSYVKESTQKIEKVVEGQSVTYEVIAGELKDMYNFYRVTFSFLPVPGKEDEQCIAEWKSEYEPLSATTPPPEKARDAALGFLKSFEKFGC; from the exons ATGCAGAGCTTGAGTGAAGAAGCTGTTCTCAACATTCCTGCAAGCAAAGCATGGAGTATGTACAGAGATGATAAGCTAATCAGCAAAATTAACCCAGATATGCTCTCTGGTGCTGAATACATAAAGGGTGATGGCGGCCCTGGCAGTCTCAGGGTGTTCAAGCTTGGCCCTG CTGTTCACAGCTACGTGAAAGAGTCGACACAGAAGATAGAGAAGGTGGTGGAGGGACAGTCTGTTACTTACGAAGTAATCGCAGGAGAACTGAAGGACATGTATAATTTCTACAGGGTTACCTTCTCGTTTCTTCCAGTACCTGGAAAAGAAGATGAACAATGCATTGCAGAATGGAAATCAGAATATGAACCACTCTCagccaccacacctccaccagaAAAAGCACGTGATGCTGCTCTCGGATTTCTCAAATCCTTTGAGAAATTTGGCTGCTAA
- the LOC113353445 gene encoding uncharacterized protein LOC113353445: protein MATTSSPSTKSSFRVRASSLTLILIIIILLFILNISITTSYQIDPTFQNSSPSIKITYSDHCDSIVPESKSNNINLSPSEFLQLQNGYYNGGDKFLSQNLQSSFNSPKSLVFRTRNLYSTDTEGIQKVEATLIFFGSARYPTALNRTTYGGGGGAYRHGKFRYRGGPRYRLGRNRLSFTLQGFYSQSTGKLCMVGSASTYSKEGNMLELSGVFKLNYPNNSTIMTSLITGTLESAGNTDDSVNYFEPISILAFSQRNYNYSLSLKEYENGFENVSKDDELLSSLGFDSVGGICSALIRSSNGFELEYENGCVDAGNCNVLGRSIDFLPDSMSFSGIQCSPDKKRLRLLVGFKNGTYFGYHDALIPSTTLVGEGVWDEEKNQLHVIACRILNFTDSLASASVGNCSIRLSLRFPAALSVRSRSTVVGEIWSNKTVNESGYFDKVLFQSSASGMLRVQGLRYAYTGNGSAINSCMEKKSLKNMGKKYPDGYSYDMRFDMSVKDSKGKVAWGYSVPLSVGDEFYNSLPYIHRLGFVYQGPGILHANHSRSRLLNISYVISFRPPPGFSLAGRLSSNNMPVNQNKPYDVSAEGIYDTKTGSLCMMGCRKLWLNHQNSTISDSMDCNISISIQFPPLNSYNGETVKGSIQSTRPKTDSLHFESLELSSRAMYSTQAKESIWRMDLEITMVLISNTLACVFVGLQLYYVKKHPDVISSISIVMLVILTLGHMIPLVLNFEALFFTSRYRQHVLIGSGGWLEVNEVIVRVVTMVAFLLQFRLLQLTWSTRMSNEGQKGLWNAEKNSLCVSLPLFIIGALIALMIHWFKNHYSRAPQLHGHILASYQSHSILRDMRSYAGLVRDNFLLPQILLNIFSNSKDMALSPLFYFGTSIVRSLPHAYDLYRLRSYANVNPEFEIYAKHTGDFFSTAWDVIIICVSLLFAGLIYFQQRFGGRCILPQRFKQQSVYEMVPIDSSEGL, encoded by the coding sequence ATGGCGACGACTTCATCTCCGTCAACAAAATCAAGTTTTAGGGTTAGGGCTTCTTCATTAACACTAATCCTTATCATAATAATCCTCTTATTCATCTTGAACATCTCCATTACTACTTCATATCAAATTGATCCAACCTTTCAGAATTCATCCCCTTCCATTAAAATCACTTACAGTGACCACTGTGATTCAATAGTCCCTGAATCTAAATCAAACAATATAAACCTATCACCATCAGAATTCCTTCAACTACAAAATGGATATTACAATGGTGGTGATAAGTTTCTTTCTcagaatcttcaatcttcatttaATTCCCCAAAATCGTTAGTTTTTCGCACTCGGAATCTTTACAGTACTGATACAGAAGGTATTCAGAAAGTTGAAGCAACCTTGATTTTCTTTGGATCAGCAAGATATCCCACTGCTTTGAATAGAACGACttacggtggtggtggtggcgcatATCGACATGGTAAATTTCGATATCGAGGAGGTCCTAGATATAGATTGGGGAGGAATAGATTAAGTTTTACTTTACAAGGTTTTTATTCACAATCTACTGGGAAGCTTTGTATGGTGGGATCAGCTAGTACTTACTCAAAAGAAGGTAATATGCTTGAACTTTCTGGTGTGTTTAAGCTTAATTATCCAAATAATTCGACTATTATGACTAGTTTGATCACTGGTACTTTGGAGAGTGCGGGTAATACTGATGATAGTGTCAATTACTTTGAACCTATATCTATATTAGCATTTTCTCAGAGGAATTATAATTACTCTTTATCTTTGAAGGAGTATGAGAATGGGTTTGAGAATGTGAGTAAGGATGACGAATTGTTGTCGTCTCTTGGTTTTGATTCTGTTGGGGGGATATGTTCGGCGTTGATTAGATCGAGTAATGGCTTTGAATTGGAGTATGAAAATGGTTGTGTTGATGCTGGTAATTGTAATGTTCTTGGTAGGAGTATCGATTTTTTGCCGGATTCTATGTCTTTCAGTGGAATTCAGTGTTCACCAGATAAGAAAAGGTTGAGGTTATTGGTTGGTTTTAAAAATGGGACTTACTTTGGGTATCATGATGCTTTGATTCCTAGTACAACATTGGTTGGGGAAGGAGTTTGGGATGAGGAGAAGAATCAGCTACATGTAATTGCTTGTAGGATTTTGAATTTTACGGATTCTTTGGCCAGTGCATCTGTCGGTAATTGTTCTATTAGGTTGAGTTTGAGATTCCCTGCTGCTCTGTCGGTCAGAAGTAGGAGTACTGTTGTTGGAGAAATATGGagtaataaaacagtgaatgagTCAGGTTATTTTGATAAAGTTTTGTTTCAAAGTTCTGCTAGTGGAATGTTGCGTGTTCAAGGTTTGAGATATGCGTATACTGGTAATGGGAGTGCGATTAATTCGTGTATGGAGAAGAAGTCCCTGAAAAATATGGGAAAGAAATATCCTGACGGCTACTCATATGACATGAGATTCGACATGTCAGTTAAAGATAGCAAGGGAAAGGTGGCTTGGGGGTACTCGGTCCCTCTATCTGTAGGTGATGAATTTTATAACAGCCTTCCTTATATTCATAGACTGGGTTTTGTGTACCAGGGGCCTGGAATACTTCATGCTAACCACAGCCGCAGCCGCCTTCTTAATATCAGCTACGTGATAAGCTTCAGGCCTCCACCGGGTTTCAGTTTGGCGGGAAGGCTCTCTTCAAATAATATGCCCGTAAATCAGAACAAACCATATGATGTTTCAGCAGAAGGCATCTACGACACTAAAACAGGAAGCTTGTGTATGATGGGTTGTCGGAAGCTATGGTTAAATCATCAGAACTCAACAATAAGTGATTCAATGGATTGTAACATCAGCATTAGCATTCAGTTCCCTCCATTGAATTCGTATAATGGAGAGACTGTCAAGGGATCAATACAAAGCACAAGACCAAAAACAGACTCTCTTCACTTTGAGAGTTTAGAGTTGTCTTCAAGGGCAATGTACTCAACCCAGGCAAAAGAATCCATCTGGAGAATGGATTTGGAAATTACCATGGTTCTGATATCTAACACTTTAGCTTGTGTATTTGTTGGGTTGCAGCTCTATTACGTAAAGAAACATCCTGATGTGATTTCATCCATCTCAATTGTGATGCTTGTCATTCTTACTCTGGGCCACATGATACCTCTAGTTCTGAACTTTGAAGCCTTGTTCTTTACAAGTCGTTACCGTCAGCATGTCTTGATTGGTAGTGGTGGATGGCTTGAGGTGAATGAGGTGATTGTGAGGGTAGTTACAATGGTAGCTTTCTTATTGCAGTTCAGACTTCTCCAATTAACTTGGTCTACGAGAATGAGTAATGAAGGCCAAAAGGGATTATGGAATGCAGAAAAGAACTCTTTGTGTGTTTCGCTACCATTGTTTATAATCGGTGCGTTGATTGCTTTGATGATCCACTGGTTCAAAAATCATTATAGTCGGGCTCCACAACTCCATGGACATATTCTTGCTAGTTACCAGAGTCATTCTATCTTGAGGGACATGAGATCTTATGCCGGTTTAGTGCGGGACAATTTTCTACTACCCCAAATCTTGCTCAACATATTCTCAAACTCGAAGGATATGGCCCTTTCTCCTCTATTCTATTTTGGAACCAGCATAGTCCGGTCGTTACCACATGCATACGATCTCTACAGGCTTCGCAGTTATGCAAATGTGAATCCTGAGTTTGAGATTTATGCAAAGCACACAGGAGATTTTTTTTCCACCGCGTGGGATGTTATTATCATTTGTGTAAGTTTGCTATTTGCTGGCCTCATTTACTTCCAACAGAGGTTTGGAGGTAGGTGCATACTTCCTCAGAGATTTAAACAGCAGTCAGTATATGAGATGGTACCTATTGATAGCAGTGAGGGACTGTAA